From the Rhodococcus sp. NBC_00297 genome, one window contains:
- a CDS encoding ABC transporter substrate-binding protein, whose translation MRTLIGIAAAGVLTLGLVGCGSSSEQDAAPTDCTPTLGAADLAEEGSLTMATNATLPPMQYVDADGDVIGMRVDLGKEIAKRLCLTPKFVNIEFEAQIPGVQSGRWDMIDTGMFYTPERAETIDLVPYEVQAVSISVPSGNPEGISTVDDLAGKTVGVEAPGYEFDTLTALSEQFATEGKAPLTVQTFKTNADAYQALSAGQLDGTSIVESVTSFYQEDGRFETAIGGINEAPLAMGFAKGSKSAGEVARVLSEMRDDGYLPDLFEQYDVSGYEGDIAVSTGPLES comes from the coding sequence ATGCGCACGCTCATCGGAATTGCCGCTGCCGGCGTCCTGACCCTCGGCCTCGTCGGGTGCGGCTCCTCGTCGGAGCAGGATGCCGCGCCGACGGACTGCACGCCGACTCTCGGCGCAGCCGATCTCGCCGAGGAGGGCTCGCTGACCATGGCCACGAATGCCACCCTCCCGCCCATGCAGTACGTCGACGCCGACGGAGACGTGATCGGCATGCGGGTCGACCTCGGCAAAGAAATCGCCAAGCGACTCTGCCTGACGCCGAAGTTCGTCAACATCGAGTTCGAGGCCCAGATCCCCGGGGTGCAGAGTGGTCGGTGGGACATGATCGACACCGGCATGTTCTACACACCCGAGCGCGCCGAGACCATCGATCTGGTGCCGTACGAGGTTCAGGCCGTGTCGATCTCGGTCCCGTCGGGCAATCCCGAGGGCATCAGCACGGTGGACGATCTCGCCGGCAAGACGGTCGGTGTGGAAGCGCCCGGATATGAATTCGACACTCTCACCGCGCTGTCCGAACAGTTCGCGACGGAGGGCAAGGCACCGCTGACCGTGCAGACGTTCAAGACGAATGCCGATGCCTATCAGGCACTCTCGGCAGGGCAGCTCGACGGAACATCGATCGTCGAGTCGGTCACCTCGTTCTACCAGGAGGACGGCCGCTTCGAGACCGCCATCGGAGGCATCAACGAGGCGCCCCTCGCCATGGGCTTCGCGAAGGGCAGCAAGTCCGCCGGTGAGGTCGCTCGCGTCCTGTCCGAGATGCGCGACGACGGTTACCTGCCGGACCTGTTCGAGCAGTACGACGTCAGCGGGTACGAGGGTGACATCGCCGTCAGCACCGGCCCGCTCGAGAGCTGA
- a CDS encoding amino acid ABC transporter permease, with translation MWSWDAFFSILTSSQLLEGAWVTIWLTVVSMILGLVLAVVVAVARSSKFLPFRAVSGFYVWLMRGTPLLVQLVIIYTGLPQVGIKLGVIEAALLGLVLNEAAYLSEIVRSGLLSVPTGQTEAARALGMSPTKVFRVVVLPQALRVMIPPLGNSFNGLLKTTTLVSVISVQELLRRTQFLVQVNFRVLEGLCAAALYFLLLTTLWGLIQKRLEVRAGRGYDRNYRRTGRTDMAALDDSVIDAEAVNR, from the coding sequence ATGTGGTCGTGGGACGCGTTCTTCTCCATCCTCACCAGTTCACAGTTGCTGGAGGGCGCCTGGGTGACCATCTGGCTCACCGTGGTCAGCATGATCCTGGGGCTGGTGCTGGCGGTGGTCGTCGCGGTCGCCCGGTCGTCGAAGTTCCTGCCGTTTCGTGCGGTATCGGGGTTCTATGTCTGGCTGATGCGAGGGACCCCGCTGCTCGTGCAACTCGTCATCATCTACACCGGGCTGCCCCAGGTCGGTATCAAGCTCGGAGTCATCGAGGCGGCACTGCTCGGACTGGTGCTGAACGAGGCCGCTTACCTGTCCGAGATCGTGCGATCCGGGCTGCTGTCCGTTCCCACGGGGCAGACGGAAGCCGCACGTGCGCTGGGGATGTCACCGACCAAGGTGTTCCGCGTCGTCGTGTTGCCCCAGGCGCTGCGCGTCATGATTCCGCCGCTCGGCAACAGCTTCAACGGCCTGCTGAAGACGACGACGCTGGTCTCGGTGATCTCAGTCCAGGAGTTGTTGCGCCGCACGCAGTTCCTGGTCCAGGTGAACTTCAGGGTGCTCGAGGGGCTGTGCGCAGCAGCGCTCTACTTCCTCCTGCTCACCACGCTCTGGGGTCTGATCCAGAAGCGCCTGGAAGTACGAGCCGGACGTGGGTATGACAGGAACTACCGTCGCACAGGGAGAACCGACATGGCAGCGCTCGACGACAGTGTCATCGACGCGGAGGCGGTGAACCGATGA
- a CDS encoding amino acid ABC transporter ATP-binding protein: protein MTDQAIANLTMIDVQDMTKAFNDLVVLDGIDFRVAKGEVVLLLGPSGSGKSTLLRTLNCLETIESGTVRVCGELMGFSDDGKRTPLSESSIARQRHYTGMVFQNFNLFPMMTALDNVAAGPRHVLGTPKDKARAQAQELLTLVGLGDKSENYPSQLSGGQQQRVAIARALAMKPEVMLFDEPTSALDPEMVKEVLDVMLRLRDEGMTMVVVSHEMGFARAAADRVVFMSDGRIVEDAAPSEFFDNPRNERTKQFLSRML, encoded by the coding sequence ATGACCGATCAGGCGATCGCGAACCTGACGATGATCGACGTTCAGGACATGACCAAGGCGTTCAATGATCTCGTGGTGCTCGACGGCATCGACTTCCGCGTCGCCAAGGGGGAGGTGGTGCTCCTCCTCGGGCCGTCGGGAAGCGGGAAGAGCACGTTGCTCCGCACGCTCAACTGCCTCGAGACCATCGAGTCGGGGACGGTCCGGGTGTGCGGGGAACTGATGGGGTTCTCCGACGACGGCAAGCGGACACCACTGTCCGAGTCGAGCATCGCCCGGCAGCGCCACTACACGGGGATGGTGTTCCAAAACTTCAACCTGTTCCCGATGATGACGGCGCTCGACAACGTCGCCGCCGGCCCACGGCACGTGCTCGGAACGCCCAAGGACAAGGCGCGAGCGCAAGCTCAGGAGTTGCTCACGCTCGTCGGACTCGGTGACAAGAGTGAGAACTACCCGTCGCAGCTCTCCGGCGGTCAACAGCAGCGGGTGGCGATCGCGCGAGCGCTCGCGATGAAGCCCGAGGTCATGCTGTTCGACGAGCCGACCTCGGCGCTGGATCCAGAGATGGTCAAGGAGGTCCTCGACGTCATGCTGCGACTGCGCGACGAGGGGATGACCATGGTCGTGGTGAGTCACGAGATGGGGTTCGCGCGAGCGGCTGCCGATCGCGTGGTCTTCATGAGCGACGGGCGCATCGTCGAGGATGCGGCGCCGAGTGAGTTCTTCGACAATCCGCGCAACGAACGCACGAAGCAGTTCCTCAGTCGAATGCTGTGA
- a CDS encoding NADP-dependent isocitrate dehydrogenase, with protein sequence MTEKKPTIIYTLTDEAPMLATHAFLPVIRTFASAAGIEVESSDISVASRILAEFPDYLDEDQRVPDNLAELGKLTQLPDTNIIKLPNISASVPQLHAAIKELQDKGYKIPDFPGNPKTDEEREIRDRYTKCLGSAVNPVLREGNSDRRAPKAVKEYARKHPHSMTEWSPASRTHVAHMREGDFYHGEKSMTVEGDREVKMELETKSGKTVVLKPKVSLTDGDVIDSMFMSAKALDKFYEEQMQDAYETGVMFSLHVKATMMRVSHPIVFGHAVRVFYKDAFAKHNELFEELGVNVNNGLSDLYSKIDTLPASKRDEIVEDLHKCHEHRPELAMVDSARGISNFHSPSDVIVDASMPAMIRAGGKMWGADGRPKDTKAVNPESTFSRIYQEMVNFCKTNGQFDPTTMGTVPNVGLMAQKAEEYGSHDKTFEIEEDAVANIVDLATGEVMLTQNVEKGDIWRLCIVKDAPIQDWVKLAVNRARDSGMPVLFWLDPYRPHENELIKKVRTYLKDHDTEGLDIQIMSQVRAMRYTLERVVRGLDTISATGNILRDYLTDLFPILELGTSAKMLSIVPLMAGGGLYETGAGGSAPKHVKQLIEENHLRWDSLGEFLALAVSLEDLGKKTGGKANVLGKALDAATGKLLEENKGPSRTTGELDNRGSQFYLAKFWAQELANQTEDEELAKHFAPLAKTLADQEEAIVKELGDAQGEPVDIGGYYYPDPEKATSIMRPSKTFNDALESATT encoded by the coding sequence ATGACTGAGAAAAAGCCGACCATCATCTACACCCTGACCGACGAGGCGCCCATGCTGGCGACTCACGCGTTCCTGCCGGTCATCCGCACTTTCGCCAGCGCAGCCGGGATCGAGGTGGAGTCGAGCGACATCTCCGTTGCCAGTCGTATCCTCGCCGAGTTCCCCGACTACCTGGACGAGGACCAGCGGGTGCCGGACAACTTGGCCGAGCTCGGCAAGCTGACCCAGCTGCCCGACACGAACATCATCAAGCTCCCCAACATCAGTGCCTCGGTACCGCAGCTGCACGCCGCGATCAAGGAACTGCAGGACAAGGGCTACAAGATCCCCGACTTCCCGGGCAACCCGAAGACGGACGAGGAGCGGGAGATCCGCGACCGCTACACCAAGTGCCTCGGTAGCGCCGTCAACCCGGTCCTCCGTGAGGGCAACTCCGACCGCCGCGCGCCGAAGGCCGTCAAGGAGTACGCGCGCAAGCACCCGCACAGCATGACCGAGTGGTCGCCGGCGTCGCGCACGCATGTCGCGCACATGCGCGAGGGCGATTTCTACCACGGTGAGAAGTCGATGACCGTCGAGGGCGACCGCGAGGTCAAGATGGAGCTCGAGACGAAGAGCGGCAAGACCGTGGTTCTCAAGCCGAAGGTCTCGCTGACCGACGGCGACGTCATCGACAGCATGTTCATGAGCGCCAAGGCGCTGGACAAGTTCTACGAAGAGCAGATGCAGGACGCCTACGAGACCGGCGTCATGTTCTCCCTGCACGTCAAGGCCACGATGATGCGGGTGTCGCACCCCATCGTCTTCGGTCACGCGGTGCGCGTCTTCTACAAGGACGCCTTCGCCAAGCACAACGAGCTGTTCGAAGAGCTCGGCGTCAACGTCAACAACGGCCTCTCCGATCTCTACAGCAAGATCGACACCCTCCCGGCGTCGAAGCGCGACGAGATCGTCGAGGATCTGCACAAGTGCCACGAGCATCGTCCCGAGTTGGCCATGGTCGACTCGGCACGCGGCATCTCGAACTTTCACTCGCCCAGCGACGTCATCGTCGACGCCTCCATGCCCGCGATGATTCGCGCCGGCGGCAAGATGTGGGGAGCAGACGGTCGTCCCAAGGACACCAAGGCCGTCAACCCGGAGTCGACCTTCTCCCGCATCTACCAGGAGATGGTGAACTTCTGTAAGACGAACGGCCAGTTCGACCCGACGACCATGGGCACCGTTCCCAACGTCGGCCTGATGGCGCAGAAGGCCGAGGAGTACGGCTCGCACGACAAGACCTTCGAGATCGAAGAGGACGCCGTCGCGAACATCGTCGACCTGGCGACCGGCGAGGTCATGCTCACGCAGAACGTGGAGAAGGGCGACATCTGGCGCCTCTGCATCGTCAAGGACGCGCCGATCCAGGACTGGGTCAAGCTCGCCGTGAACCGTGCGCGCGACTCGGGGATGCCTGTGCTCTTCTGGCTCGACCCGTACCGCCCCCACGAGAACGAGCTGATCAAGAAGGTGCGCACGTATCTGAAGGATCACGACACCGAGGGCCTCGACATCCAGATCATGTCGCAGGTCCGCGCGATGCGGTACACGCTCGAGCGCGTCGTCCGCGGCCTGGACACCATCTCCGCGACCGGCAACATCCTTCGCGATTACCTCACGGACCTGTTCCCGATCCTCGAGCTCGGCACCAGCGCCAAGATGCTGTCCATCGTTCCCCTGATGGCCGGCGGCGGACTGTACGAGACGGGCGCCGGCGGCTCTGCGCCGAAGCACGTCAAGCAGCTCATCGAGGAGAACCACCTCCGATGGGACTCGCTCGGCGAGTTCCTCGCGCTGGCCGTGAGCCTCGAAGACCTGGGCAAGAAGACCGGTGGCAAGGCGAACGTCCTGGGCAAGGCCCTCGATGCCGCGACCGGCAAGCTGCTCGAGGAGAACAAGGGCCCGTCGCGCACCACCGGCGAGCTCGACAACCGCGGCAGCCAGTTCTACCTCGCCAAGTTCTGGGCGCAGGAGCTGGCGAACCAGACCGAGGACGAGGAGCTGGCGAAGCACTTCGCGCCGCTCGCCAAGACGCTGGCCGATCAGGAAGAGGCCATCGTCAAGGAGCTCGGCGACGCGCAGGGTGAGCCCGTCGACATCGGCGGGTACTACTACCCGGATCCCGAGAAGGCGACCTCGATCATGCGTCCGAGCAAGACGTTCAACGATGCGTTGGAGTCGGCGACCACGTAG
- a CDS encoding nuclear transport factor 2 family protein, with protein sequence MAIEHVIGLEKALLDPATRSSQTELDRLLDPSFEEIGASGRLWTRREMIAALIDAPESEPIESANFNGRRIADDMVHVTYETWHEGRHARRSSWWRRVDAGWTLLFHQGTPIQAVARKRSADIKTR encoded by the coding sequence ATGGCGATCGAGCACGTGATCGGTCTGGAGAAGGCACTACTCGATCCGGCGACGCGCTCATCGCAAACTGAACTCGACCGACTGCTCGACCCGTCGTTCGAGGAGATCGGCGCGTCGGGTCGGCTGTGGACGCGGCGCGAGATGATTGCGGCGCTGATCGACGCGCCCGAGTCCGAGCCCATCGAGAGCGCGAACTTCAACGGCCGGAGGATCGCCGACGACATGGTTCACGTGACCTACGAGACCTGGCATGAGGGTCGGCACGCGCGCCGAAGCTCGTGGTGGCGCAGGGTAGATGCTGGGTGGACGCTGCTGTTTCATCAGGGAACTCCAATCCAAGCAGTCGCCCGCAAGCGGTCGGCAGACATCAAGACTCGGTAA